The window AGTTAGCTGTTGCCTTACTGGAGAGAAGAATAACAGGTCCCCTTTGTGATTTCTTCTCCCTGTAGGCACAGGCCAAGACAGGCCCAGAACGACAATACAAAGTTTCACCTATTCCAAACTTCCTTTTACAAGTCTTAGGCAGATACTTTCTGTTTCTCCTTACAGTACCTGTTATATATGTTCCTAACTTGAAAAGGTCCTTTACAAGTGGAACAGACATCAAAAAATTGTCCACAAACACATGGTATCCTTTCTGTAAGTAGTTCCCTAATTTCAATAGTCTCATGACCACAGTGTACCCCAGTCCGCACTTAGCAATATTGTCCTTGTCTTCTGGAGACCTGGCTCCGCGGTAGGTGAAGAATCCCAAGCTGTAGTTTGAAACTGAATCACAGAGCATCCAGAATTTTATTCCCCATCTATGATGATGTTTTATGGGCAGATATTGCATTAGGCATGTCCTGTTCTTTGTCCCCACCAGACTTTCATCAATACTCAGTTCCTCGTAAGGAGTGTAGTGGTGCCTAAATATGTTATTGGCATGGTCAGGTAAAGGCTGAAATCGAATACGGGGATCATAGGTTAGTTCACCTGGTGGAGCACACTTTTCACTGTCCACTAAAtgaaaaaacctgaaaatatgttGAAACCTATGGAATGAAAACATGTTTGCAAACCATGGAGTTGACTGGGATGAGAAGGTTGACCAGTATGAGGCAATGGTAGCTTTCCTGTTTATCCCCATATTCAGAATGCAAGCCAGAAAACCTCTCATCTCAATTAGGGTTACGTCCTTCCATTTACGAAGTTGTGGAGATAGCTTGTCCTTATTTTTGTTCAGGAATTGATGGGCATAGCAATTGGTATCTGAGACCATCAGATTTAAAAGAAAGGAGATAAAAAACAAATTGAAATATGAAATAAGAGCGGAATTTGGTGGTGGCATATGCTTAGGTCCTGTCACATGCTTAGGTCCTGTCACTTCCTGATACTGATGAGGGAGTGGGATGGGCTGTTCCGAGGCTAAGATATCGCGATAAACTTCGTCCTCCAAATCGCTATCCACACTAACATCACTGTCTGGAGATGctggattattatcatcatcgtctacACTTTCCGCTGCGGACAGAGAAAcatcaccatcacttgaataattgtcaagatattcagtgatatcgtcagctaaatgaacACTCTTCGTCATGTCGCAtgcgataaataactaggcctaacctaaatgaactatatcttacacttcactatcactatgcacctaattacctaagaaaactatttcaataatgaactaacaagtaaactaaatataGTGCCTACAATACAGcctaatttcactatataatcacGAATGAAAACAGAGAGAAATGAACTCAAGTTTGCTGCCAACCACGTAAACAAGACACGgaactccagtgagcacatgtttcagacctcaagaataacAATAAATACGGTTAGCCGgcagttcccgcggagtataacgtgagataaaactgtagtcttcttattccgtgcaaaaaaaatgctatttggcgcgtaaataatgaaataattataataaaggtGGGTAATGACGGATCGTTACCCTGACAGTGTTCGCAGGACCCGTGGGTACCGATAGATCGTTACCCTGAAAGCCAAAGGGTTAATTTATGCACTCTGTTCTGTATTAACACCATGCTAAGGATAGGATTCATTTCTCTCTATTTATGCTTGAGGATTCATTTAATTGACTAACTACTTGCTCCATCCTTCTTGGACTTTAATTTCAGATCATTCCTTGATTAATTCACTGATTGATTTAACTTGGTGTAGTGTTCACATGACGTTGTTATtaaattcaactatttcaaaaaccTAGGCCTATCCTTTCATGTTTAAAGTCGCGAGCTTATATCTGTCGTTTAGTATATTAATTTTGAGGACCGAGGCATGATTGCAATGATCCATTGTAAAGGCACCTTCCACATTTACACCTTTGAGGTAAATTGTCTTGTATTAACTTATTCCATTTACTGCTTCTGTGTGGTGATtctatgtttgtccaacccttgtcccgtttccctacggggtcgggtatgaggtgagatgaatttgtcgtggcggttttttatgaccggatgcccttcctgacgtcaacctcatcagaggagttaatgagagatgaaatgaatgacgtgatatatgatagtagggagagggtgaaacccggtgccggcacatagcctactcctgtcgaatagcaccaaggggtctgctcaaggcttaacgtccccatccgacggacgaatcaccatcaacagcgtcatatgccctcgctccatatgagcactgcggagaggtttggaatttaatccaggtttttggcacgcaatctagtgattagaaattgtacaccaccacctcccctaccctgccggccaacattctgatggtgaaaattttttcgaccaacgggactcgaaccggctaacctcggtgttagaccgttttagacttcagcgccttaacgatcatggccaccgtgGTAATTTATTTTGGTTTTTTTGGGTGTCAGTGTGTTGGGACAGTCTTGGATAATCTCTGCGCACTGGGTTACTTACTGTTATTGAATTGTTAACAGACTGTCACCCGGTATGTTATTGAGACTTGAGTACCACTGTGTCATTATATTTAATTTCTCTTAATTGATGCCTCACCTTACAGCAGTACAGTGAATTATATGCATTTGATTTGCAACTCCGCATGTCACTGTGTTAACGTTGATTTATTCCGATTTGGCTCGTCTCTACGCTAAATGGTTCACCAACTCACAGGTCGCACTTGGTTTATGTAGTTTGTATTCTAAACTGGCACCTCACAGTGTTAAAATGGGTTTCCATGTCATCGCACCCTACATATTAATGTTTTATCACTTATCGAACGTCACAGAGGGAACATGCTAAAAAGTGAAAAACAATTCTTTTTCTCCTTCActgtaccgtatcaggtccccctgacatTGGCAATCACTGTGgtgaatgcagtacgatctcttgctaggtggaaaagtctttcaacactgtgaattccagtccattcttttatgtttccaagccatgatgttcgccttctcccgacagctcttcgaccctgtattttgccttctacaatccgctgtaagataaGGTaatggtcatttctaaggatgaggccaaggtaagagatcttccggtgttttaatgtttgaacgagttcccgacttgctgttgcccttctgagtacttcttggttcgttagtcgtgtaACCCACAAAATCCTAAGCATCCTACGGtgtatccacatttcaaaggcttccaagcattTCACTGATATGTtattgagagtccatgtttccacaccatatagcaaggctgaccatatatagcacttgaccatcctctgtctaagttttaaattgaactagtcattgcaaaagaaagatttcatttcagtaaatattctttgtgctattgctatcctctctttcacttctttctcaggatcaagttgttcagtgacaatggcacccagatatttaacagtggttactctctcaatctgttggttgtttagttgtaagacaatggcacccagatatttaaaagtggttactctctcaatctgtcggttgtttagttgtaagattgcctcaggattggcacgtctgctgaataTCATGAACTTGGCCTTGTTTAcgtttatttttagtcccatgtcatCACTTACTGCactagtattattatttttttttgctacgggctttacgtcgcaccgactcagataggtcttatggcgacgatgggataggaaaggactaggaatgggaaggaagcggccgtggccttaattaaggtacagccccagcattcgcctggtgtgaaaatgggaaaccacggaaaaccatcttcagggctgccgacagtgggattcgaacccacgatctcccggatgcaagctcacagccgcgcgcctctacgcgcacggccaactcgcccggtctctagtATTATTGAGCAGGATTTGGAGACCTTCAGAATTGTCACACAAgctgactgtatcatccgcatatcttatgttgtttatgccaccatttacttttattccatattggtgatattctaaagctgttttgaaaattttatccgagtaaaggttgaataacaatggagataactcctctttggatggcaatctcgtttgtagtttgatttccgattcagataacggccttttgtctccagtaaagattTTCAATAATGTGGGTAtgtttgctgtcaactcctatatcctttaggacttctacaagttttggatgttgtactctctcaaatgccttttcaaaatcaatgaaacaagcaaacacttcttgttgttgatctagactgttctgaattaggatatttagcgcaaacaataCTTCCCTTGTACCAAAAGAATTTCTGATTCCAAATTGTGTTTCGTCTAGatcttgttcacacttagtcttgattctgttgTGCATAACAtgaaggaatactttaagtgtagttgctcatgaggcttattagcctataatcattacacttatatgccttttgcttctttggcaatgtgatgaatgtagataacagccagtcagatgggatgtctccagtaATACATATGGTATTGAACGTTACCAAGAATTGGACATTGTCTTCGTCAATcatgttatctggacctggtgatttcttgcttttcgAAACTTTCACAGCGTATAGTACACCTGATTCAATaatgtcagggccttcacaattagctcgttggttagtttcctcacctctctgatcacagaaaagttccatcagataattttcccaagtatttaaaacttcttgttcattaataataggcctgtctGTGGCAgcaaccagtacagaaaggttacattttctgtacatttatttcctttaattttttatgtatattgaacagatcatgtttagactgcaagttttccatttccacacattgttctttcatccagttctccttcgcagcacgtatttctttccttatgtggcattgtaatttttgtattcctctgcatcattttttactGATCTTCGTTGTACTattagttcaagaatatcatctctcattcatttctttttcttcactGGATGTATCTTTTGAACTTTGTTCTGAAGAAGTACTTCTACCTGACTTTTAACTGATTCCAcaaatcatttgctgtttcacagttTTTGGcattgatttcttttaaatgcctattcaaatcctgagcaattttctgccgagTTTCATAATTTtttagtacctttcttctaggcttattcATGATTTTCAGACAAACTCTTACAttagctatcaatggattatgatccgaggaaatatctgcacctggatgTGCTGCGACTTTTTCgatggaatttctgaaacgcttatttatcagaatgtaatcaatttggttccttgttgagtcaagattctgaggatcatctttaggagctttccatgtgtataaaTGACACTTTGGAAGTTTGAACCAGGTATTGGTGAGAACTATTTGAAGTTCTACACAAAATTCTTACAACTTTTCTCCCCGATCATTGAATTTACCACGCCCAAATTCGCCTACCAAGTCAGAACAACGTCCTTGACCAATTTTTGCGTTGAAATTACCCATTATGACAGTAATTTCAACCTTCTTCAGGTCTTTAAGAACAGTTCCAAAttgttcatagaatgtttctaCTTCATCAACATACTTTTTGTTCGCTGTTGGTGCATATATCTGCAAGATGTTTACGTTAAAAGGTGAGCATGAAAGTtgtaataacatgattcgatcagaAATTGGTACAAAGTTCTTGACATACTTCGTAAGTTCAGAACTGATGAAGATTCTGATtccatttctatgatctttatTATTATCTTCGCAACCAGAGTAACAGAATGTACCATCATCACGATGACATTTACCTGCACCAGGCCGCCGAACTTCACTCATTCCCATTAATGGTGTTCTTAATGTAACCATTTCCTTGATAAGAGTGTCAAGCTTGCCAGCTGCATAGAGATTTCTGATGTTCCAAGTTCCCATTCTTATTGCGGAATTCACTAATTTGAGCcaggagattcttagcaccccttgCCCATTTAAGAGCTGCCTGGGACTAGGGGCCTTTTATTTCTGATTTCTCGCCATAGTGATTTCCTGGGAAATTATACCAGTTGTGGTTTCCCCTTGCCATCACTGGTGTAgactcagccgcccctaacatggagaacagacgctgtcgGTAGCCACTCCTAACATGAAGTACAGATGCTACCTGATGGAttctagtggcatttcctccactaaaGGACCGTTgtgtcgctggctgtacggtctactccataccgtagcaggttaggtttgaacgtaaaaataattatgatgaaaacaaagaagcaagtgtctacaattataattaatgaaatacattttaagaacactaaCACAGCAAAACAGCAAGGAAAAACATATTTAGAGACGCGAACTACACACgtcgcttacaattatgtttaaagttattgtaggaatgtccaacatctgagctatttcacacatttcatgtgtggattagcatccactttcaCAATAAactataatttttcatcatttgtaaaatgTCTGGCTTTGTTCTTCTCTATAACCactaggcctaatttatgtacgttgttacacaattaacttctctctctctctctctagtcatCAGCTGTGAGGGTGGTTGGAagcagctctccattcttcacGTTTCAGTTAGTTGTAGGAGTCACATCTCGTGTCATCTAATATTTGCATCATGTACTCTAATCTTGATCATAGTCTATAGTTTCTTTCCTCTATGGAACcgtctattattttcttcaataactcATCATGTGTAAGTATAAGGTCTATTAGATGATCCCGCCgtctttttatttgtgtcataaaacacctcttcattcgtgactggTGCTCGCTGCAGCTGTAGGCGGACACACTAGGACCTTGAAAttttctctaccaaatcctcaGCAAGGCCAGTCGTCACTGGAGCTTCGTGCACACAACGTGGCCatgaacgctaatttaaatttcttatggtcggaatattacgaacgtactaaagagcGACATAAATGtgctaaatctattaaagaaactataaTAGTTCTTTAATAGATTCAAACAAGCCAATACAGGATCAAAGCAAATACCTAGTTTATCAACAATAAATGTGCTATTCAGGTTTCTTTCGtgtgtatttaataggacataaaTCAGGCAACAACCCGTCAGCTGTATACgtacgtacagtaggcctaatttacatacgTTGTTACACAATGCATTTACgatcgtaaaattaagcaccaacatgtcacaCGAGCTCCTGTTATGCGACCCTAACAACCACACACCCACAACAAAGACTGGTTTGAGACTGAGGCAAGCTGCAGTTGCAGACTGACATGCTAGGGCCGTGAAAttttctctaccaaatcctcacccaggccagtcgCCGCTGACGCATCATGCGTGCAACGTGGCTAGGAaagctaatttaaatttcttatgacgAGAATATTATGAACGTACTAAAGAGTaacgtaaatgtgctatccaggtttctttaacatgtatttaataggacatggactgggactttggaataatgacttaataaccagggaaacacgttagagagggacatcttaaccagttttgactgtatatAGTTTCTGATTACGCCAAGgcattcacctctaatttatttcataaattctgttttgatctaacCATCTCACGTCACGACGTCAGCCTATTACCCAAAACCATCAATAGCTGAGTGGGTTAACCGCAATCCGATCTGCCCTGATCACttttcaccatgaagatcattctcaTTGCGACACTTCATTACATTTGCTACCTTTAGCATTCAACTCGGCAGTTTATGAGTCGCACAAGTATTCTCCCGCGTCTCCTAGGTTACCTTTAGCATTCAACTCGGCGGTTTATGAGTCGCACAAGTATTCTCCCGCGTCTCCTAGGTTTAAGTTTATTCCAAACACTCCGTTGTCCAATTTGTGGTCGATCAATGAGATTTTACCAGAGGCAATAGACCTAGATAATATCAAGGATCGGTGGAGAAAGGCCAAAAATAACCTTAAAGCCTCTCATGAGAAAGTGAAGGGAGATATGATCGTTGAAGGTTGAAGATCAAGTTATGATAAAAATGATGTTCCAGCAGGCAAGcctgctcccagatttcatggaccttgtattatTCTTGATTTCTTAATGCTGGTCACCCTCTTGGTGAGCAATCCTGAAACAGAGAAAAATTTTCGGGTCCATCTGTCCGAAGTAAAACCTGTATGAACTCTGTGCTTTCAGTATACACCACCAAGTGATGGCATTGCCAATTTAATCATATttcaccgagctagatagctgcagtcgcttaagtgcggccagtatccagtaatcgggagatcgtgggttcgagccccactgtcggcagccctgaagatggttttccgtggtttcccattttcacaccaggcaaatgccggggctgtaccttaattaaggccacggccgcttccttccactttctaggcctttcccatcccatcgtcgccgtaagacatctgtgtcggtgcgacgtaaagcaaatagcaaaaaaaattaatcatatttctttccttagcagcTTAGTAATTTAAGTTTTTAGCAAAAATTTCTTCAATAATTTCTTTTCCTGTCTGCCATTACGTGCTCCAGCCTCCAAGCCGGAGTCA is drawn from Anabrus simplex isolate iqAnaSimp1 chromosome 1, ASM4041472v1, whole genome shotgun sequence and contains these coding sequences:
- the LOC136857504 gene encoding piggyBac transposable element-derived protein 4-like, with protein sequence MPPPNSALISYFNLFFISFLLNLMVSDTNCYAHQFLNKNKDKLSPQLRKWKDVTLIEMRGFLACILNMGINRKATIASYWSTFSSQSTPWFANMFSFHRFQHIFRFFHLVDSEKCAPPGELTYDPRIRFQPLPDHANNIFRHHYTPYEELSIDESLVGTKNRTCLMQYLPIKHHHRWGIKFWMLCDSVSNYSLGFFTYRGARSPEDKDNIAKCGLGYTVVMRLLKLGNYLQKGYHVFVDNFLMSVPLVKDLFKLGTYITGTVRRNRKYLPKTCKRKFGIGETLYCRSGPVLACAYREKKSQRGPVILLSSKATANSREVEIKRGNTVKLVKKQEVIHSYNKFMGGIDTSDMMLYAYLDERRTVRYWKKVAFNIIARMVLNSYILYKEHARGQGKLKSRLRFIVEIIEHLGGEWLQTKNASANDPRGPPGVRKLPDRRESRCCVCTSEGRKQRSRTICTRCSKGLHGDCYSKHKC